The nucleotide window TAATGAAGTCTCATATGCAACACAAGAGAACTTCTCTGTTCTTTGTTCACAAACATTGCAGCTACagggtttctctcctgtgtctgTTAACATCACTCTGTCTCAAACACCACCGCTCTaaagtttctctcctgtgtggaccATCATGCGTCTGTTAACATCACTCTGTCTCAAACACCACCGCTCTaaagtttctctcctgtgtggaccATCATGCCTGTTAACATCACTCTGTCTCAAACACCAACCTGTGGACCATCATCTAACATCAGTCTCAAACACCACCGCCTAAAGTTTTCTCCTGTGTGGACCATCATCGCCTGTTAACATCACTCTGTCTCAAACACCACCGCTTAAAGTTTCTCTGTGGACCATCATGCGTTAACATCAGTCTGTCTCAAACACCACCGCTCTaaagtttctctcctgtgtggaccATCATGCGTCTGTTAACATCACTCTGAATCAAACACCAGCTCTaaagtttctctcctgtgtggaccATCATCGCCTGTTAATCATCTCTGTCTCAAACACCACCGCTCTAAAGTTTCTCCTGTGTGGACCATCATGTCTGTTAACATCACTCTGTCTCAAACACCACCGCCTaaagtttctctcctgtgtggaccATCATGCCTGTTAACATCAGTCTGTCTCAAACACCACCGcatttctctcctgtgtggaccATCATGCCTGTTAACATCACTCTCAAACACCACTaaagtttctctcctgtgtggaccATCATGCGCCTGTTAACATCAGTCTGTCTCAAACACCACCGCTaaagtttctctcctgtgtggaccATCACATCACTCTGAATCAAACACCACATCCAGCTCTAAAGTTTCTACCATGCCTGTTAACATCACTCTGAATCAACACCACCAAAGTTCTCCTGTGTGTGGACCATCATGTAACATCACTCTGAATCAACACCACCTCTCTCCTGTGGACCATCATGCCTGTTAACATCACTCTGAATCAAACACCACCGCTCTAAAGTTTCTCTCCTGTGGACCATCATGCCTGTTAACATCACTCTGAATCAAACACCACCGCTCTaaagtttctctcctgtgtggaccATCATGCGTCTGTTAACATCACTCTGAATCAAACACCACCGCTCTaaagtttctctcctgtgtggaccatcatgtgttttttaagaGAACCCTTTTGTGTAAAACATTTCCCACAAACATGGCAGCCCCAGGGTTTCTCTCCAGTGTGGACCACCATGTGGACGTTGACGTCACTCTTCCTTGTAAATTTCTTCCCACAAACATTACAGTCAAACTGTTTTTCTCTTGTATGGTCCACCATATGCATTTTTAGAGAACTCTTTAATCTATATCTTTTCCCACAAATATCACAGCCAAATAGTTTTTCCCCTGTATGGATCATCATGTGCATATTATAAGTAAACttctgtgtgaatgttttcccacaaacatcacagctcCACGGCTTCTCTCCTGCGTGGATCACGGCGTGTTTGTTCAGATGATCCTTGAGAATAAAttttttcccacaaacatcacagttgaatggtttctctcctgtatgGACGACCATATGCACATCAAGATTACGCTTTCGTGTAAATCTTTCCCCACAAACATTACAGTCaaacggtttctctcctgtatgGACTCTTACATGAGTCTTAAGAAAACGCTCAAATGCAAATCTtttcccacaaacatcacatctAAACGGGGTCTCTCCTGTGTGGACCATCATGTGTATCTTAAAACTTTTTTCATGCTTAAACATTTTCCCACAGATATCACAACGACatggtttctctcctgtatgGACGACCTTGTGTTTGTTAAGATTACCCTTGTTTGTGTACCGtttcccacaaacatcacaatcaAACTGTTTCTCTCCTTTATGGATCATCATGTGCACATAAAGAGAACCCTTCTGTGTGAAACTTTTCCCACACACATCACAGCTaaatggtttctctcctgtatgGACCATCATGTGCATCTTGACTAAAGACTTGCGTGTGAATCTtttcccacaaacatcacagctaCATGGTTTCTCTCCAGTATGGACCATCATGTGCCTCTTCACACTGGTcttctttgtaaatgttttcccaCAGAAATCACAATCGAATGAGTTTTCTACTGACAGAACTTTCGGCGTACGTGTCTGAGGTTGACATTGGCCAGGAGCTCCGATCTCGTCATCACTGTATTCGGTCTCAGACGAGTCTGGAATCTCGTcatctcctccagctgctgtttTCACTGGTCGTGCTGAGACAGTTGCTGGGGGTTCCGCCTCTCTGCTCTCTTCAGTTTGATGAAGCTGTGAGGACTGGGGgttctcctcatcatcttcagtTTTCACTTGGACTATAGTGAGTGAGAACTTGTTGCCATCAACCTCCTCAAGAGACTGCTCTTCTTCCTTCTTGGTCCAGAGATGATCGTGCTCCTCTTGGATGTGGGGAATCTCTGGATCATCTTCAGTTTTAACATAAACAACAGTGAGTGAGAACTTCCCATCATCAGCCTTCTCCAGTCCTTCATACTTCTCTTCCTCAATACTGGTCCAGAGATCATCCTGCTCCTCTTTAATGTGAAGAATCTCTAAGTCCTCCTGATCTGGACTGGTGATCATCTCAGTGGAAACCTCTTCTTTGATCACCAGTAGATGTTGGACATCTGCAGGGAACAATGAAACACACGgtgtaaaaatatttatttacctgAAGAAATTTACCCCCAGAATATATGCATtgcattaaaaacatacaaatctTCTTCTGCTGTGTTCACGAGCGCAGTAAAGTCCTAGTCCACTGTCAATTTTTGAGTCCATACGTTTTGGTTCGACTACAATTCTGattggtcctttttttttttgccgtgttcatttcatacagtctacAATTCATTTGATTTCATCAGTAGGAAAATACCAAGTGCAAACGGAGGTGTTTGCCCCTGTTTCACACGCAACAGCCTGTGTTC belongs to Solea senegalensis isolate Sse05_10M unplaced genomic scaffold, IFAPA_SoseM_1 scf7180000015887, whole genome shotgun sequence and includes:
- the LOC122762636 gene encoding gastrula zinc finger protein XlCGF57.1-like, which translates into the protein MMKRSCMNQDRLIISDHSERRTEDRASLLDCHTDVQHLLVIKEEVSTEMITSPDQEDLEILHIKEEQDDLWTSIEEEKYEGLEKADDGKFSLTVVYVKTEDDPEIPHIQEEHDHLWTKKEEEQSLEEVDGNKFSLTIVQVKTEDDEENPQSSQLHQTEESREAEPPATVSARPVKTAAGGDDEIPDSSETEYSDDEIGAPGQCQPQTRTPKVLSVENSFDCDFCGKTFTKKTSVKRHMMVHTGEKPCSCDVCGKRFTRKSLVKMHMMVHTGEKPFSCDVCGKSFTQKGSLYVHMMIHKGEKQFDCDVCGKRYTNKGNLNKHKVVHTGEKPCRCDICGKMFKHEKSFKIHMMVHTGETPFRCDVCGKRFAFERFLKTHVRVHTGEKPFDCNVCGERFTRKRNLDVHMVVHTGEKPFNCDVCGKKFILKDHLNKHAVIHAGEKPWSCDVCGKTFTQKFTYNMHMMIHTGEKLFGCDICGKRYRLKSSLKMHMVDHTREKQFDCNVCGKKFTRKSDVNVHMVVHTGEKPWGCHVCGKCFTQKGSLKKHMMVHTGEKL